In Deferribacter desulfuricans SSM1, the following are encoded in one genomic region:
- the holA gene encoding DNA polymerase III subunit delta, which yields MTTKKKILIAGSDSFISDRLDELIPDDENIEIKRYNEENFNIEEVVDFISTISLFYEDKYLIVKNIHKIKELEDSLNYFSGESEAHIVFTSENNNLIKLFKDHFEIIKETKHSYKDFVVQVMEIFKSKGVDIEFNEAKEIYELCGRNIDLIKQEAEKISIFFYNQKIESFDEILKLISSSNVNLVFKFLDSFYVRDKRKTLEYLNEMISAHENLMMVFYMLAKRANEMFYYKINPELVSGHAYKISQIKSAVSKWKLDELSQLIENLYFIDKKLKISTISLENELISLINSL from the coding sequence ATGACTACAAAGAAAAAAATATTAATAGCGGGAAGTGATAGTTTTATTTCTGATAGGTTAGATGAGTTAATTCCTGATGATGAAAATATTGAAATTAAGAGGTACAATGAGGAAAATTTTAATATTGAAGAAGTAGTTGATTTTATTTCTACAATATCACTCTTTTATGAAGATAAATACTTAATTGTTAAAAATATTCATAAAATTAAAGAGTTAGAAGACAGTTTGAATTATTTTTCAGGTGAGTCAGAAGCACATATTGTGTTTACATCTGAAAACAATAATCTTATTAAATTATTTAAAGATCATTTTGAAATTATAAAAGAAACAAAACATTCATATAAAGATTTTGTAGTGCAGGTTATGGAAATTTTTAAGTCAAAAGGGGTTGATATTGAGTTTAATGAGGCTAAAGAGATTTATGAGCTATGTGGACGAAATATTGACTTGATAAAGCAGGAAGCAGAAAAGATATCAATCTTTTTTTATAATCAGAAAATTGAGAGCTTTGATGAAATTTTGAAACTTATAAGCTCCTCAAATGTTAATCTTGTATTCAAATTTTTGGATTCATTTTATGTGAGAGATAAAAGAAAAACATTAGAATACTTAAATGAAATGATTTCGGCTCATGAAAATCTAATGATGGTGTTTTACATGCTTGCAAAAAGAGCTAATGAGATGTTTTATTATAAAATTAATCCAGAACTTGTTAGCGGTCATGCTTATAAAATTTCGCAAATAAAGTCAGCAGTAAGTAAGTGGAAACTTGATGAACTTTCTCAACTAATAGAAAATTTATATTTTATTGATAAGAAATTAAAAATATCTACTATTTCTTTGGAAAATGAATTAATTTCATTAATCAATTCATTGTAA